From the genome of Halobacteriovorax marinus SJ:
ACCCTGATACTGATCGTGTTGGACTTGCTTTTGAAAAGAATGGAGAGATGGTTTACTTAAATGGAAACCAAATTGGAATTCTCATGGTTCACTACATGATGAATGGTTTAACTAAATCTGGAAAAATGCCAACGAATCCATACTTTGTAAAAACAATTGTAACGACTCCACTTCAAGATCAAATAGCGAAGAGCTTTGGAGTAGAGACATTTAATACTCTTACAGGGTTTAAATGGATCTGCGGAAAAATGAATCAATTAGAAAAGACCAATCCAGAGAAAAACTTCGTCTTTGCCACTGAAGAATCATTTGGATACCTCAATCATGAATTTGTTAGAGATAAAGACGGCGTGAGCTCAATTACTCTTTTAAGTGAAATTTGTCTTCACTATAAATTACAAGGAATGGATCTAGTTGATGGTCTAGATAAGATTTATGAAGAGTATGGATTCTCATCAGAAACACTACTCAACTTAAATTATTTTGGGAAAGAAGGCTCAGAGAAAATCTCTCGTATTATGGATAACTTCAGAGGATATAGTGAGAAGACGTTCTGTGGCGAAGAAATCAGTTACTTAGAAGACTACTCTACTGGTGAGTCTAAATCTTTTACAGACTCTAAGATCTCCAAACTTGACCTTCCAAGTAGTAATGTTCTAGGTTTCAATTTTACTAATGGTACTAAAGTCTATATGCGCCCTTCTGGAACAGAACCAAAGATTAAGTTCTACATCATGATTCAAGAAAAAGAAGGAAGCCTAGAAGAAAAGAAGCAAAAGGCCAATCAAAAAACACAAGAGTTCCTTGATTACATCAAAGAACAAGCTGATCAGGCCTAATAAATAGAGGAAAGAAATGTCAGAAAAGTCCAATGAGTTAGCAGTTGTATTAGTTAGTGGTGGAATGGACTCACTTGTTACCGCGGCCATGGCCAACGAAAAACATCAAAGAATGGCATTTCTTCACCTCAATTACGGTCAAAAAACTCAAGATCGTGAATTGAAATGCTTCAATGAAATTGCCGATCACTACAATGTTCCTAAGTCTCTTAGAAAGATCATCGATATCAGCTTCCTAAGCCAAATTGGAGGAAGCTCTCTAACTGATGACTCAATAGATGTAAAAGACTATAAAGGTGATAGCGAAGAAATTCCTGATAGCTATGTTCCCTTTAGAAATACGCACATAGTTGCCATGGCCGTTTCTTGGTCAGAAGTTGTGGGAGCAAAGAAGATTTATATCGGTGCAGTTTATGAAGACTCTTCTGGTTATCCAGACTGTAGACCTTCATACTATCAAGCACTCAATAATCTAATTAAAGAAGGAACTAAAGACGGTGATATCGAAGTTGTAACTCCCGTTATCCATATGAAGAAAGAAGAGATTGTTAAAAAGGCAATCTCACTCCAGGCTCCACTATCTTCATCTTACTCTTGCTATGCTAGAGGAGACAAGGCCTGTGGGATTTGTGACTCTTGTGCCTTGAGGCTTAGAGGTTTTCAAATCGCTGGTTTAGAAGACCCAATTGAATACGATCAAAGACCAAATTATCTTTAAGATTTCGCGAGACGATTAGTCACAACAGAAAGGGCCTTAGTCACATCATTGATGGCCCTTATATCTCCACTGACAACTCTAAGTTCTAAAGCTTCACTAAGAAATTCCTCGGCCATAGTAATGCTATGCTGATCGTACTTTGATTTTGCATAGCTCTCTAAAATAAGGGCCTTAAACTCCATTATTTTAGGCTCACTAGTTTCATTACAAATTTCTAGCGCCTGATTAAAGAATGAATCGGCCTTAGCAAACTTCCCCATCCAATGATACGTAATTGCGAGTTGAATTTTAGTACCAAAGCTAGAGAGCTTTTTCTTATGTTTATCAAAGAGTGCTATCGATTGTTCAAAGAAGTCATGAGATTCGTGGAGATCAGTAATAAGTCTTGAGTAGAATCCAATATGAGAATAGATTTTAGCTCTTATCAGTTCTTGCTCCTCTAAAAGAGCTGCATCTTTTAACTGCTTAACACCACTGCGCATCTGCTCCACATCTTCAGGAGCTTCACGCAAGTCATCAGCTAAGAAATAATTCATATTAAAAGAGATATCGGCTAAATCCATCTTACTTACAGTCTGAAATATTATTTAATAATTCGCTTAGAGTGAGCATCTCATTTTGCATGAGCTTTCTATCTATCCCCTCGCGAATATCGTGTAGAACTTGTGGCCCTTGAAAAATAAATGAAGAATAGATTTGGCAGGCCACTCCACCCTTCTTCCAATAATCCCAAACATCATCAAAGCTAGAAATTCCACCGACTC
Proteins encoded in this window:
- the queC gene encoding 7-cyano-7-deazaguanine synthase QueC — encoded protein: MSEKSNELAVVLVSGGMDSLVTAAMANEKHQRMAFLHLNYGQKTQDRELKCFNEIADHYNVPKSLRKIIDISFLSQIGGSSLTDDSIDVKDYKGDSEEIPDSYVPFRNTHIVAMAVSWSEVVGAKKIYIGAVYEDSSGYPDCRPSYYQALNNLIKEGTKDGDIEVVTPVIHMKKEEIVKKAISLQAPLSSSYSCYARGDKACGICDSCALRLRGFQIAGLEDPIEYDQRPNYL
- a CDS encoding tetratricopeptide repeat protein, which gives rise to MDLADISFNMNYFLADDLREAPEDVEQMRSGVKQLKDAALLEEQELIRAKIYSHIGFYSRLITDLHESHDFFEQSIALFDKHKKKLSSFGTKIQLAITYHWMGKFAKADSFFNQALEICNETSEPKIMEFKALILESYAKSKYDQHSITMAEEFLSEALELRVVSGDIRAINDVTKALSVVTNRLAKS